Sequence from the Deinococcus radiotolerans genome:
GCGCGGTGACGGTGCGCGAGGCGAACGCCCGCAGTCTGAACACCGTGGCGGTGCAGGTGGGCACACCCCGCGAGAAGGCGCTGCGGCGCACGCTGGAGGCGCTGGGATACCGGCAGGACCCGCAGAACACGTCGAGCGTGTCGCTGGGCACGTACCGCGCCGCGCCGCTGGACGTGGCCGCCGCGTACGCGTCGTTCGCGAACGGCGGGACGCGCTGCGAGCCTCACCTGCTGGCCGAGGTGTACGACCGCGCCGGGCGGCCCCTGTCCCTGCCGCGCCTGGACTGCGCGCCCCTGTGGGACGAGGTGGTCGCCTACGAGACCTTCGACCTGCTGACCGGCGCGGTGACGTCGAACGCGGGGCACGTGAAGTTCCTGCGGCCCACCGCATGGCAGCGGCTGTCCGGGAAGGCCATGCCGCTGGGCGCGAAGTCCGGCACGACCGACGACGTGAACGACACGTGGTGCGCCGCCGTGACGCCGCAGTACGCCATGGCAGTGTGGATCGGCGACCCGGACGGACGGCAGAGTGTCCCCGTGAACCTGTACCGCGATCAGGCGGCCTGCCGTGAGGTCGGGCTGCTGCGCGACCTGCCGCACGAACGCACGAGCGTCCCGGTGCCGCCGGGCATCACGACCGTGGGTGGGGTGGCGGTGCCGCTGCCGGGCCTGAACCCCCGCAACCCCGCGCCGCCCGCACCCTGAGCCCCCCTCATTTCCCCTTTCCAGACTTCCGAGGTGACCATGCCCTTCCCAATGATCGTTCCTGCCTTCCTGTCCACCCTGCTGCCTGCGCCGATGAGCGCCTCGACCCTGCTGGGGCTGTCCACGCCGCCACTGCACCTGACGGTCGCGGTGGACATGACCGGCAGCAGCAAGAACCCGGCGTTCAAGTACGCGGATCAGGCGCGGCTGCTCTCGCAGAGCGTCCTGCTGAACCAGCTGCGCTCCGGGGACACGGTCACGCTGCTGCGCATCTGCGACGGCGTGCAGACCGTCGCGGACTTCACCTTCCAGTCGAAGAACGGCGCGCGGCTGGGCAAGGCCGACATCCTGCGCTACACGGCAGCCCTCACGAAACCCTGCACCGGGAAGGGCAGCGCGATCACGGCGGGCGTGCAGCAGGCCGTGAAGCGGGGCGCGCAGACGAAAGGTGTCGGGGACGTGACGGTGCTGTTCACCGACGGCGCGCTGCTGGACGACCCGAAGCGCGCCTCGCTGGGCGCGGCGGTGAAGGGTTTCCTGGGCGCGAAGGACACCCGGCTGCTGTTCGTGGCGGGCCTGAGCCCCGAGGCGGGCGCGGGCGGCGTGTCCGTCCGGGACTCGTTCGTGAAGGCGCTGGGCGGCAGTTCCGCCGACAAGCGGGTGCTGCTGGCGGGCGCGTACGACCTGTCGAACGTGTACCCGACGTTCGCGGCGCAGGTGAAGGCGGCCCGCCGATGACCGACCGCACGCCTGATCTGCCGAACGACGGGGAGATTCGTCCCCTCTCGCGCGTGACGCTCAGCGGACCGGACCTGAGTACCGTGAACCTCGAATTCGAGGACGGCGCGCATGAACGGCGTGGGGACACGCAGCAGGTGATCGTGCCGCCCTTCCCCGAGGAGCCGCAGGTCGAGGCGGAGGTAGCGCCCTTCACCTCCCTCGCCGACGAGCCGTTCGATCCGGCGCGCTACGAGGCCGCGCTGCCCGTCCCTGATCCGCTGGCCGCCGAGGCGTTCATGGCGGTGCTGACGCCCGCGCACTTCGGCGAGCTGCTGGGCGACCTGAGCGGTGAGTTGCAACTCGTGCGGGACGAGGCGGCCCGGGCGGCGCTGACGTCGCGCTCGCGGCTGTTGCGGCTGAACGTGGAGCAGTACCGCGTGAACTTCGAGCTGGCCCGCACGACCCTGAACCGTGTGCTGGCCGAGACGGGCGTGGGCGTGCGGACGTCCTGGGCGCGGCAGCAGGAGCACCTGAACTTCATGAACGCCGCGAGCAGCGGCGTGGAACGCGCCTACGAGCAGGCGACCGAGGCGATCGAGCAGGCCCGCGCGGCGCGCTTCGAGGCGCTGGCGCAGGCGGGCGTGCGGCCCGACACGGTCACCGCCGAGGATTTCTACACGCAGCAGGCGCTGGCCCAGCTGGCGGCCGAGGGGCACGCGGTGCGGCCGCCCGAGCAGAAGAGCGGCAGCAAGCGGGTGTTCAATGCCTTCGCGGTGTTCAGTAAGTTCTTCGTGGGGCTGATCAGCGGCGTGAGCATCAATCTGCTGTTCAACCCGGAGTCGCGGCTGTACCTGACGCTGATCGCGCTGACGGCGGGGGTGATGTTCAGCGTGTTGCTGCTGTGGCTGGTGGATGAACTGTCGTACCGCGCGAAGCTGGCCGCCAGCACGCCGGGCATGAGCCGCCCCGTGAACTACGTGCTGGGCATCGTGGCGGTGACGCTGCTGTACCTGGGGGTGGAGGGGTTCCTGAACTGGGACGGCATCCTGCGGACCACGCAGGAGATCGCCGCGAACGCCGCGCAGCAGGGCCAGCTGACGGACCTGAGTGCCGCGCCGGACGGGCCGGTCACGCCGGAGCACTGGTCGCTGCTGGTGTTCACGTTGGCGCTGGTGGGCATGGCGGCGGGCGCCGCGCTGATTCAGGGCCGCGAGCGGGCGCGTGGGGTGCTGGAGCGCGAGCGGCTCACGGCGCGCGTTTCGGCGCTGAAGGCAGGTGGCACGTGGCACGAGGTGGCCCGCGCGACCGATCTGGTCACGTACCTGGAGGCGGCGCGCGACCGGCTGGCCCCGCCGCGTGACGTGACGAGTCCGGATCACGCGCGTCTGAACGAGCGGGTGCTGAGTCACTGGGAGTCCGAGCGGGACGGTCAGGTGCAGGCGGTGACGGGCGCGCTGGTGCGTGAGGCGCGGGCGCTGCACGAGACGCTGGAGGAGTTCGCGGCGCAGGTGCAGGCGGCGCGCTTTCCGCAGCGCCGGGCCGGGTGGCGGGGTCTGCTGGGCTGAACGGCAGCGGGCAGCAGGGAGAGGTTGGGGGCGAATCCCACCTCTCCTCTTTTTGTGACTAGAGTCTCAATTAATAGTTCAATGTTAAGTAATATGGAGGACATGACGACCTTCTCCCCCGCTCCCGGCACCAGCCCCGTCCAGGGTCTGCACCACGTCACCGTCATGGCCAGCGACCCGCAGCGCAACCTCGACTTCTACACCCAGGTGCTGGGCCAGCGGCTGGTGAAGGTCACCGTGAACTTCGACGACCCCGGCACGTACCACTTCTACTACGGCGACCAGACCGGGCAGCCCGGCACGGTCATGACCCACTTCCCCTGGCCCGGCGCGAAACGCGGCGAACGCGGCAACGGCGAGGTCGTCGCCACCGCGTACAGCGCCCCCACCGGCTCGCTGGGCTACTGGCGGGAGCGGCTGGCCGCGCACGCGCTGACGGTCACCGAGAGCACCCGCTTCGGGCAGCCCGCGCTGACCTTCGAGGACCCGGACGGCACCTGGGTGGAACTGGTGTTCGAGGACGGACAGGCCGTGCAGCCCTGGCCCGCTTCCCCGGTGGACGCCGCGCATGAACTGCGGGGCTTCCACTCGGTGACCGCCTGGGTGCGCGACACCGACGCCGTGAGGCAGTTGCTGGTGGGCCAGCTGGGCTTCACGGAAGTCGGCAGCGAACCCGACGCCGAGGGGATGCGCACCCGCTTCCGGGGCAGTGGCGACGGCGTGGGCCTGTTCGTGGACGCCGTGGAACGCCCCGGCAAACCGCGCGGGCACTTCGGGGCGGGCAGCATCCACCACGTGGCGCTGCGCACCCGCGACGACGCCGAGCAGGAGGCGTACATGACTAGCCTGACCGGCGCCGGGTACCGCCCCACGCCCGTGCAGGACCGGCAGTACTTCCACTCGATCTACTTCCGTGAACCGAACGGCGTGCTGTTCGAGATCGCCACCGACGCGCCCGGCTTCCCCGACGACGAGCCCGTGGCGGAACTGGGCCGGCACCTGAAACTCCCCGCGTGGTTCGAGGGCCAGCGGGCGCAGATCGAGGCGCACGTGCCGCGCATCGTCAGCCGCGAGTACGGCGTGACCATCGGCCAGCGCGACCTCGGGGCCGCCGCACCCGATGCCACCCCCGAGGACGAAGGCACGGGCGTGCAGGTCTTCACGGCGGGCCGCGCCCTGGACGACGCCCGCGTGGCGATGGTCCTGCTGCACGGGCGGGGCGGCACGGCGCGCGACATCCTCTCGCTGGAACGCGACTTCAACCTGAGCGCCTTCACGTACCTCGCCCCGCAGGCCGAGGGGAACACCTGGTATCCCCTGTCGTTCCTGGCGCCGGTCGAGCAGAACCAGCCGCACCTGGACCGCGCGCTGGGCACCGTGGACGCCATGATGGGCGAACTGGCCGCGCGCGGCATCCCCGCCGAGCGGGTCGTGCTGGGCGGCTTCAGCCAGGGCGCGTGCCTCGCGCTGGAATACGCCAGCCGCGCGCAGCGTAAACCCGGCGCGGTGGTCGCCTTCAGCGGCGGCCTGATCACCCTGGACCAGGACAGCGCGTTCCCGGGCACGCCCGTGTTCATGGGTGTTGATCCGCGCGACGGCCACATCCCCCTCGCCCGCTTCGAGGAGACCGCCGCGCAGCTGCGCGAACGGGGTGCGACAGTGGACGCCCGGGTCATCCCCGGCCTGGGCCACACCATCAACGCGGACGAACTGGACGCCGCGCGGGCCGTCATGCAGGGGATCGCTGGCGCGTTGAGTTGATGGTTAATAGGTGCTGGTTGATGGAAAACATCCCTTCTCTATCAACCAGCACCTATTAACTTTCTACCTGAGGCGCGTAGCGACGAACACTGGCATGGCGTCCGGGCCCTCGAAGCCGGGGGTCAGGGCGCGCAGGGTGAAGAGGGCGCGGTTGCCCTGGACGTCTACCCGCTCTAGCGTGTAGCGGGTGGCGCAGGCGCGCGCAGCGGGCAGGGTGCGGTCACGCCAGACCTCCTGACCATTCACGGTCAGCCGGACTCCAGCCGGGCTCTCGCCGGGAGGGAGCATCTCCGGGTACGGGCAGCGTCCGGGCAGACGCACCACGTCCAGCTGCACCGGGACGCGGCGCGACCACAGGGGCACGGCGGTCACCTGACGCTGCCCGGCCCGCATGCCGTCCTGCCAGCGGGGGTAGGGCGCCGGGTCCGCCCGCTGGTAACGCGGTGTGGACAGCGGGCGCGTGGTGAACGGCGCGACCGCGGCGCGCGTGGCGGGCGTGGTCAGCAGGGCGTTTAGCACCCCCATCGGATGGGCGTCGGCGGTGCGGGCCGCCTGGTACGTGACGCGCCCGGTGCGGGTGTCCAGCACGGTCACCTGCGCATGCCCGAAGCCGCTGCCGTCGCGTTCGCCGGTCACGACGGTCATCACCTGCGCGCCGTCCGCGCTGAAACGCACCTGCGTGACGGGCAGGCGTTCGTTCGCTCCGGCCAGACCGGTCAGGCTCAGGCCACCCAGGGCCATCAGAAGCGGGAGGAGTCGGCGCATACGTGCACCGTACTCCTCCCGCGCCTGCGGCGTGAAGGGCGTTACTCCTTGACGCCCCCGGCGACGGCGCCGCCCACGAAGAAGTTCTGGAAGCCGTAGAACAGGCCCACAATGGGCAGGGCTCCCAGCGTGGCGGCGGCGGCGAACACGCCCCACTTGGTGCTGAACTGGCCGCTGGTGAACGAGCGCAGCATCACGCCGACCGTCCAGTGCTCCACGCCGGTCATCAGGATGCTGGCCAGGATGAACTCGGCGTACGTGCCGATGAACTGGTTCAGGAAGATGAACACCAGCATCCCGCGCGACAGGGGCAGCACGACGCGCGTGAAGGTCTGCCAGCGGGTCGCGCCGTCCACCATCGCCGCTTCCTCCAGGGACTCGGGGAGGCTTTCCACGTAGCCCTTGAAGATCCAGGTGTTGAAGGCGATCGCGCCGCCGGAGTACGCCAGGATCAGCCCGGCGAAGGTGTTGCCCAGGCCCAGGTCGGTCAGGAGTTTGAACACGGCGACCAGGGCCAGGAACACCGGGAACATCTGGATGAAGATGAAGAACAGCAGCATCTGGAAGCGGCCGGGGAAGCGCAGGCGCGCCATGGCGTACCCGGCGGTGGTGGACAGCAGGATGGCCAGCACGCCGGTCAAGCCGGAGACGAGCAGGGTGTTACGCACGGAGAGCAGGAACTTGCTCTCGTTGCTGCCGCCCGTGAACTGCGCCGGCCCCATGAAGATGACCAGCACGGCCAGCGCCGCCACGAGGATCCGCAGGCCCCAGGCGCGAACGTTCGCCAGCGCGTCAGTGTCGCGCCCGACCTTGCTGATGATCAGCGAGATCAGCACGCCAGCCAACGCCGCGCCGCCGATCACAGCGAGCAGCAGCTGCCACGCGGGCACGGTGACGCCCTCGAACAGCTTGGCGAAGTTCTCCAGGTTCAGCTGCTTCAGGTCGGGCAGCAGGCCGGTCTTGTAGAAGATGTTCGGGTTCCCGAAGTCCGGGAAGGCAAAGAGGCTGTTGCGCGGGTCGAACGCGGCGATCAGCACGTAGAACAGCGGGTAGATGGCGATCAGCACGACCAGCATCAGGAACAGGTGGGTCAGCTGGTCACCCAGCACGGCGGCGTAGCTGATGCGGCGGCCCGTGCGGGCCATGCCGATCCGCTGCCCCAGCAGGCTGGTCAGGGCCAGCACGCCGCTGGCGGCCACCAGGAACAGCAGGAAGCGCACCCAGCCGCGGTCCACGTAGAAGATCGAGAAGCTCTTCTGCTTGTCCTTGAGGCTGTCCACCAGCGCGTAGCCCAGCCAGCCGAGCAGCGCCAGGATGGCCACGCCGATAATCCAGGGCAGCGCCTTCTGAATGGCGGAGGGTTCGCGGTGCACGTACCCGCCGGGCGGGAGGTCGCGGGGGGCGGTGGTCATTTGCGGGCCTCCTCGAACACGCCGGCAGCTTTGAAGTTCACGATGCTGATGGCCAGGGTCAGGAAGAAGATGATCAGCGCGATGGCGCTGGCCAGCGCGAAGTTCTGCCCGCCGGCCGACACGAACGCGGTGTTGTACCCCCACGAGAGCAGGATGTCCGTGCTCTGCGCGGTGCTCTCGCGTCCTTCCTGGGCGGGACCCCCGGCCGTGAGCAGGTAGATGATCCCGAAGTTGTTGAAGTTGAACGCGAAGCCTGACAGCAGGATCGGCGTGAACGAGTTGCGCAGCAGCGGCAGGGTGATCCCGGTGATCTGCTGCCAGCGGCTGGCGCCGTCAATCTCGGCCGCCTCGTACAGGTCGTCGTTGATGGTGCTCAGGGCGCTGATGGTGGCGGTCATCATGTACGGGAAGCCCAGCCACAGGTTCACCATGAGGATGCTGACCTTCGCCCACAGCGGGTCATTCAGCCAGGGAATCGCCACGATGCCCAGCAGGCCCAGGGTCTTGTTGACGATTCCGAACTGCTGGTTGAACAGCGCGACCCACATCTGCACGCTGATGACGGTGGGAATCGCCCACGGCAGGAACAGCAGCGTGCGGTAGACGTTGCGGCCCTTGAGGCGTTTGTTGTACAGCAGGATGCCCAGGATCAGGCCCGCCAGGGCGTTCAGGACGATGGTGCTGAAGGCGAACGTGACCGTCCAGAGGAACACGGGCCACAGGGCGCGGCTGGCCTTGCTGAAGATCTCCTGGAAGTTCGCTAGGCCCACGTAGCTGATGCGGTTGATGCGGGTGGCCTGCGTGACCTTCACGGCGGCCGGCGCGGGGGCGGCCAGCGTGAAGGTCCTGTCCTGCGCGGAGGCGACCTTCACGCGGTAGGGCACGCTGGCGTCCTCGTCGTACAGGACCATGGTGGCCCCGGCGCAGTTCGTGGCGCTGCAGTTCAGGTAGGCCTGCGCGGTGCTGTCCAGGCCGGGCAGCGTGACCTGCGTGCGGTCGGCGTTGAGGGTCGCGTCCTGCCGGGCGGCGCTGTCGGGGTTGCCGCTGTTCTGGCCGCTGTAGTTGGTGAAGGCGTAGTTCACGGTGAGCACGACGGGCAGCACCGTGAAGGCCAGGATGAACACCAGGGCGGGCAGCAGGTAGAACCAGTTTGTGAGCCACGGGAAGGTGCGCAGGGTGAGTGGCGCGAGGATCACCAGGGCCAGCAGGGTCCAGACGAGCAGCAGGTAGGCGGGCGCGCCGGGAATGACCTGCGCGGTTACGGAGGCCAGAAGCCAGCCGATCAGGACGGAGGCGCCCAGCAGGGCCGCGAGAATCAGGATGGCCGTGAGGATGCCGCGGGTGCCCTGTGGGGGCACGGCGCGGGTGCGGGGTGAGGCGAGGGCTGTCATTGGGGTCCGTGGCCTCCAGTCAGGTGGGGTGCGGGCCGCTGGGCGCGGCGGGCAGCGGGGATCATCAGGTTCGGGTCAGCTTCCGGGCTGGACCGCGCGGGGTACACAGGCAGAGACGCGGGGGACGGCCGCCCTGATGGGCGGGTCCCTCCGCGTCGAGTCTGGCCCGGTTGGGGCGAGGTTGTGGTCAT
This genomic interval carries:
- a CDS encoding sugar ABC transporter permease translates to MTTAPRDLPPGGYVHREPSAIQKALPWIIGVAILALLGWLGYALVDSLKDKQKSFSIFYVDRGWVRFLLFLVAASGVLALTSLLGQRIGMARTGRRISYAAVLGDQLTHLFLMLVVLIAIYPLFYVLIAAFDPRNSLFAFPDFGNPNIFYKTGLLPDLKQLNLENFAKLFEGVTVPAWQLLLAVIGGAALAGVLISLIISKVGRDTDALANVRAWGLRILVAALAVLVIFMGPAQFTGGSNESKFLLSVRNTLLVSGLTGVLAILLSTTAGYAMARLRFPGRFQMLLFFIFIQMFPVFLALVAVFKLLTDLGLGNTFAGLILAYSGGAIAFNTWIFKGYVESLPESLEEAAMVDGATRWQTFTRVVLPLSRGMLVFIFLNQFIGTYAEFILASILMTGVEHWTVGVMLRSFTSGQFSTKWGVFAAAATLGALPIVGLFYGFQNFFVGGAVAGGVKE
- a CDS encoding DUF2259 domain-containing protein, whose product is MRRLLPLLMALGGLSLTGLAGANERLPVTQVRFSADGAQVMTVVTGERDGSGFGHAQVTVLDTRTGRVTYQAARTADAHPMGVLNALLTTPATRAAVAPFTTRPLSTPRYQRADPAPYPRWQDGMRAGQRQVTAVPLWSRRVPVQLDVVRLPGRCPYPEMLPPGESPAGVRLTVNGQEVWRDRTLPAARACATRYTLERVDVQGNRALFTLRALTPGFEGPDAMPVFVATRLR
- a CDS encoding VOC family protein is translated as MTTFSPAPGTSPVQGLHHVTVMASDPQRNLDFYTQVLGQRLVKVTVNFDDPGTYHFYYGDQTGQPGTVMTHFPWPGAKRGERGNGEVVATAYSAPTGSLGYWRERLAAHALTVTESTRFGQPALTFEDPDGTWVELVFEDGQAVQPWPASPVDAAHELRGFHSVTAWVRDTDAVRQLLVGQLGFTEVGSEPDAEGMRTRFRGSGDGVGLFVDAVERPGKPRGHFGAGSIHHVALRTRDDAEQEAYMTSLTGAGYRPTPVQDRQYFHSIYFREPNGVLFEIATDAPGFPDDEPVAELGRHLKLPAWFEGQRAQIEAHVPRIVSREYGVTIGQRDLGAAAPDATPEDEGTGVQVFTAGRALDDARVAMVLLHGRGGTARDILSLERDFNLSAFTYLAPQAEGNTWYPLSFLAPVEQNQPHLDRALGTVDAMMGELAARGIPAERVVLGGFSQGACLALEYASRAQRKPGAVVAFSGGLITLDQDSAFPGTPVFMGVDPRDGHIPLARFEETAAQLRERGATVDARVIPGLGHTINADELDAARAVMQGIAGALS
- a CDS encoding ABC transporter permease subunit gives rise to the protein MTALASPRTRAVPPQGTRGILTAILILAALLGASVLIGWLLASVTAQVIPGAPAYLLLVWTLLALVILAPLTLRTFPWLTNWFYLLPALVFILAFTVLPVVLTVNYAFTNYSGQNSGNPDSAARQDATLNADRTQVTLPGLDSTAQAYLNCSATNCAGATMVLYDEDASVPYRVKVASAQDRTFTLAAPAPAAVKVTQATRINRISYVGLANFQEIFSKASRALWPVFLWTVTFAFSTIVLNALAGLILGILLYNKRLKGRNVYRTLLFLPWAIPTVISVQMWVALFNQQFGIVNKTLGLLGIVAIPWLNDPLWAKVSILMVNLWLGFPYMMTATISALSTINDDLYEAAEIDGASRWQQITGITLPLLRNSFTPILLSGFAFNFNNFGIIYLLTAGGPAQEGRESTAQSTDILLSWGYNTAFVSAGGQNFALASAIALIIFFLTLAISIVNFKAAGVFEEARK
- a CDS encoding VWA domain-containing protein produces the protein MIVPAFLSTLLPAPMSASTLLGLSTPPLHLTVAVDMTGSSKNPAFKYADQARLLSQSVLLNQLRSGDTVTLLRICDGVQTVADFTFQSKNGARLGKADILRYTAALTKPCTGKGSAITAGVQQAVKRGAQTKGVGDVTVLFTDGALLDDPKRASLGAAVKGFLGAKDTRLLFVAGLSPEAGAGGVSVRDSFVKALGGSSADKRVLLAGAYDLSNVYPTFAAQVKAARR